Sequence from the Leptospira bourretii genome:
CCCAGCTTTTTCGGATAATATCTGTTTTGTGGTTTTGATTGCACTACGATTGAAAGATCCTGAAATTACGGAAAAAGCCCCAACTCGTTTGATAAGTTCTCCCACCAAACCAAAACCCCAATTAAAAATGCTACGTGAAGCCATAAAATGAAATCGTGTTCCAATTTTACTGGCAACATAATATGCGATGATAGGTTCCAAGTCACTTGGTTGATTGGAAAGATACATAACCCTTTTGTTTTTGATTTCTTTTAGGCGGAGTTCATCTTCTTTATCTATCACAACCCCATCAATGTTGAAGAGAAGTTTAGAAAGAATGGGAAAACCTAAATCCAATCCCAATGCAATTGGGATTTCAAAATGCGGAGGAATAAACAAGTCTTTCATACAATTGTCTTGATCAGTAAGTCAAACCCCTTTGCCAATACGAGCAATTATTCGTGGATGTATCCCCAGGTTTCCAATATTTTTTTCACCTCTTTGCCCATCTCTCTTTGTACATCCGATTCTCTCGTTCCACTAAAAGCACCATCGTTGTACACCCAAGGCAATGAAGAAGTGGGAAACCCTTCTGGTTGCCTTTCCGATACAATTAAGTCTTCTACGTTGGTGATGGATCTTTGGTATTCCAATCCATACCTTCCAAAACGAACAGGAATCGTTTTTCCATTCCTTGAAAAACTAAAAAAAGCACCGAGTTCTGGATTCACTGTTTTGAATACTAGCTCTTCCCCTTGGCTTGTCTTAGAAGGTTTTGATTCTTTTTGCAAAGAAATGGTTTTTGCGGAACCGGAACCCAGTTGGATCGCAGGAGAGATCTCCCAATCATAAATGGACCCTTGGACATTCAAAGAAAGGAAATCACGACAAAGAGCTTCCGAACAAGGTGGAATTAAAATTCGCAAATTGTTTCGTTTTAAAAAGTTTTCCCGGCGAAAGTCTGACCTTGCTGTTTGTAAAAGACTCTCACCTTCGGGCAAGGGACTGAGGTTATTTTTTTCCTCTGGATCTTTTTTTAAATCATACAACTCTTCAGCCATGGTATGGGGCTCACCAGCTGATGTTCGCCTAACTGTTGTAAAACCTGGATACCTACGAATGTACTTATAATTTTCCGTCCGAACTGATTCCGACATTCTTCCTTCTGTATAAATATACTTCTCTATGGGACAAATATTTGTTATGCGAATGCAAGATGAATAATTTACACCTTGGTAGGTGGAATTTTTAGGTAATAAATCAAGAAATCCTAAAATGGTTGGCGCCAAAGACAACAAAGACGATTGGCCAGAAATTCGAATTTGTCCTCCATTTGCCTTTTTAGCAAGGTCAGATTCTAAACTTTCTTTTAAAGACTTAGGAAGTTTGATGAAGTATGGGACATTGATTTCTTCATCATAATGAGTTTCCCCATGACCAAACCGAGTTTGCATAATGAAATGATAACTATAATCGTGGTGAGGACTAAAAAGTTCCCCATGATCACCGGTCACAATGATCATAGTTTCTTCATATACCCCTTCTTTCTTTAACGCATCCACAAGCCTCCCAATTTCTCGGTCAGTATAATGCATTTCGCCGAGGTAACGTTGGACAGGGGATTCATATCGATAAAACAAATGGGAAGGAACAATCGACCGAACCGCGACCATATCCTCAGGAGGTGGAGAATACGAGGCATGAGGAGTATTCAAATTAAAATGTAAAAAATAGGGTTTGTCTTTGTATTCTGAAACAAACTCGATTGCTTTATTTGTGAGAACTTCGGTATCCACTATGTCCATTCCCACCTGGAAAGAGTTATGAAATCCCAAATCCAAACCAACCGTTGTGTAATCCAAAAAGAAAACATTATTCATGATTGTTTGAGTAAAGTATCCTGCTTCCCGAAATGTTTTGGCTAAGTTGTCTCTTTTTTTTCCGTAATAAACTTTTCTTTGGTAGGGTTTTGTCGAAAACCAAGAATTCCCCAAACCAAGGTTAGACGAATATTCGGAATGAAAAAAAGACATCATCGAAGGTTTCGTCCAATTGCCATTGGCAAAAGGATTTTCGAAAAAAACAGATTCCTTAGCCATCTGGTCCATCACGGGTGTGACAGAATGAGGGTAACCATAAGATCCAAAAAAATCTTTTCTCGCAGAATCAATGACAATCAGTATCACAGACTTTGGTTTTTTAGATTCCTGACTTTCAAAACCAAACTCTTTTTTTGGATATAACAAAGGTTCTCCGACAAAAAGATAACTATCCGGACTCTCCCAAACCAATCGTAATATTTGTTGTTCCCCAATTTCTAAAATTTCTTTTTTTGAAAACCAACGTTCCTTAGATAATCCGTTTAGGTCCCATTCTTTTAATAGAGTTTCTCCTGAATAAATTTTGAACTTTCCTGAAACTTGGGTTTGAAATTCCGTTCCACCTAACAAACCAACAAGAGAAGAAAATTCATATTCTCCTTTAGTTACCTTAAATTCATACTCTTGCCCCGGTGGAAAAAAAAGAGAATCAAGGGAATGGTTTAAAAAAATCTCTTTGTCTGTATTGAAAGTGACTTGTGTATTTTCCCATTTGCGAGAGAGGGGAAGTCCACTTTGGCGACCTGGATTTTTTTTCCAATGGTAGGGTAATAAATCACGCGGGATGGCGATTTTTGATTTTGCATTTCGTAACTCCAAAACCAAATCCACTGGGAAACGTCTTTCCGATTTGTTCAAACAGCTGAAGAGACAAAAACAGATTGTAAGGGCGAAAGGAAGAGTCGCTCGCATTTGAAACCAGTTTGGAAAACTGGTTTCCGACGAACAGGAAAAGTTGTTTCTTTTTAGGTTTCTATCATCCACCATTGACATCTATGAGTAATTGGGAACAAGCCTACTCCCGTGAGGAGTCTACCTTTCAAAACAAAGACGGCGGTAAAATTTATTACCAAATTTACCGACCTAAATCGGGAGTCAAACGTGTCCTTTTGGTCCACCACGGGATCGGGGAACACGGTGGCCGTTACAATTTTTTATTGGAGGCAATGGCAGAACGCAATTACGCCATTTACCTCATCGATGCGAGAGGTCATGGTAAATCCGATGGACGCCGCGGTGTCATCACTCATTTCTCTGATTTTTTTGCTGACCTTAAGGAACTCATCGATATCGCAAAACGAAACGAAGGTGTCAGTAAAGTCACTCTACTTGGTCACTCTATGGGTGCAGCCATTACCTTTCTTTACACTGCCACAGACAACTACCAAAATGATTTAGATGCTTATATCTGTAGTGCTCTTCCCATCAAAGTCAAAACAGACCTAGTGATGGATATCAAAAAAGGAGCCGGTGGATTTTTAGCAAAACTTGCACCCACTCTTACAGTTCCCACAGGACTTGATGTTAATATGATTTCTCACGACAAGTCAGTCGTAGAAGCCTATGTAAAAGACCCGTTAGTGCACGGAAACGTCGGAGCCTACTTAGGTGACTACTTACTCAACTGTTACGGTCTCGCTTTGGAATCAGCTACAAAAATCAATGTACCAATTTATATGTTCCATGGGAAAGAGGATCAAATTGCTCTCGTCCAAGGAACTTTGGAAGCCTTTGAAAAGGTAAACTCTAAAGACAAAACAATGAAAATTTTTGACGGATTATACCACGAAACCATGAACGAACTCCCAAAAGACAGGACAATCGTCTTTAAAGAGTTAGTTGCTTGGATCGATAAACACTAAGGAGATAAATGCCAATGGCAATAACCAAAGATATAGTTGGAAAAAAACTAGATCGTTTTGATTTCACAGTGGAACGAGGAAAAATCAAAGAATTCTGCCTCGCCATCAACGAAAAAAACCCAATCTATTTTGACGTAGAAGAAGCAAAAAAAGCTGGATACTCTGATGTTCCTGCTCCACCTACTTTCCCTACAGTCATTATGTTTTGGGGATACCCAAAGATTTGGAACGATATGGCCGAACTCGGTATCGACCTTTCCAAAATCCTTCACTTAAAAGAAGAGTATACGTATCACAAAATTCTGTATCCGGGCAAAGTTTACGCACAGTCCGAAATTTCTGATGTAAAATCAGGAAGAGCAGAAATCGTTACTTTCAGAACAACCATCTATGATGAAAAAAATGATCCCATCCTTTCTGCTGAGATGGCGATTTTCATTCGTAAGGATTAATACAGGAGGCTAACAATGGCAAAAATCGAATTTGATAAAGTAGAAGTTGGTCAGACTCTTCCTTCCCTCGACATCCCAGTCATCGAACATGCAAATTTAGTTCGTTATGCGGGAGCATCTGGAGATTTTAACCCCATCCACAATGATCCTGATTTCGCAAGAAAAGCAGGCCTCGATGGAACAATCTCTCATGGTATGTATGTAATGGCACAAGTAGGAAGACTTTGTACTTCTTGGGCTGAACAAAAAGACATCGCTTACTTTGGTGTGACTTTCAAAGCCATGACTAAACTCGGCGAAAAACTTACCATCGTTGGAACCATCAAAAAGAAATTTGAAAAAGATGGCAAAAAAACAGTGACTGTTCTTGTAGAAGCTAAAAACGAAGCTGGCGAAGTAAAAGCTGGTGGAGATTTAGTCGTCAACGCAGTATAAAACTTTACCTCCCTTTGAATGAGATTGTTCCATCATTCGAAGGGAGAAACTTTCCCACCTAATAAGGAACAGTAAATGCTTAGCCAAGAAACCGTCGTTTCCCAAATCAAATCCTTACTGACCAATCATCCACATATTGATCTCAATATCCTTTTCCTTTATGTAAGTGAGTTTACGATCCTGCACCAGATCTTACAAGAAGATGAAATCATCCAAGGGTATTGCATTGGCCTTCTCGAAGGATCCAAAGAGAAATACAAAGCCGGTAAATGGCTTCTCATTCTCACAGATAAACGATTTCATTTAGTACGAAATCCAGTTTTACGATCTCACTTTGACCACCATCCATTAGAGTTTTCGGCCATCAAAAAAATATCCACCAAACTCGGTTGGTTCTTTGGTCAAATCCAATGGGAGTTAGAAGGAAACAGGATCAAAATGTTTCAAATAGGAAAAAAGGATTATCAATTCTTTCTACCTTGTTTGAAGAATTTTTTATAGAATTCGATCAGAAATCTAAATTCGCATAACTAAAACATTGCGATAAATAACTTTAATCATTAATCATCAGCGAAAACTACTTCCCCCAAAATATTAATTTTGCCTATTTCTTTGGGCGCCTCGAATCACATAACAAACGAATATTTTATCTTGTAACGACCGCGCTTTTCGTTCCAATCCTTCGGATTTCCACTCCAATCGCTGGCGCAGGAATGGTGTCTAAGTTTGCTCAAATGTTAAGGACCAAGATCAAAAATTTCAACCTACTGAGTAGATGCAAAAAAAGGTTAGAGAAATCATGGGAGTCCTTTTTCAAGATGGATGGTATGTTTTTTCTCAAAAAGGAAGCCACAGGCAACTGAAACACCTGGAGAAAATAGGACGTGTCACTGTACCAAATCCCAAAACAAATGTTATCGGGGTAGAAATCTAACCCCTACTCCAATTCCTCAAAAGGAATGTCCAAAACTTCAAACCCAAAACAGTCCAAAAAATCATAATGCCACCATTCGGTTTTGTTCACACGAAATCCATATTTACTGAGTACTTGAATCAACGTGGTTCGGTTTTTTAAAATCTCTGGATCGGAAACTGGTGCTTCAGCCCAAGCTTCTTTTCGAAAGGAATCATATTCCGTTGGCATCGGAAGTTCCCGTTTTGTTTTTGTATCCACCAAAGTTAAGTCAATCGCACAACCTTTGTTATGTCTTGATCCGTTTTTTGGTGAAGCCACATACCTTGTATCTCCGACAATTTCAAAAAATTTGACTGTTGCTCTGTATGGCCTGTATGCATCAAAAATTTTAATCGAGTATCCAAGTTGTGAAAATTCAAGGTTGGCTTTTCTTAGTGCTTCTGCTACTGGTTTTCTAGCAAAGGCTTTGGCTTCCTTATAGATAACTTGTTTGGTAAAATTATCCGGAGTTGCGTATTTGATATCCAAAAGGATTTCTGGAATTATTTTTTCTAAGTTTAGAAGTTCTTTGTTTGGAGTGTTTTGAATCGAAAGTTCATAACCCTTGCGACCCAAAACATTGAGTTTGTTTTGACTTGGTTGAGAAACCAAAGATAAAAAAGGAAATCCCAAACAAAAAGCTAATATGATTAATTTCATTCATTTTCCCCTATTTCAGTTTCTAACTTTCGCATAACGAATCCTAACTCTAAAAATTACCTTGGCAATGTTGCATTTTTTAATTAAAAATATGTTGTTCCAGAACATTTAGCGCCCCTTTCAAAAACACAGTTGTTCCGTTGTAAGTCACAATTCATATAAGTTATACTATTGTTAATGCAGGACTGATAAACGAAAACATCACAAACGATTATAGTGATAGCAGGGTTACAAAAATTTTCTCTCTCTTTCGTTTCTTTGGATTTTCCAAATATTTCTTCTTTTTCACTTTGGCAATTTAGAAAAAGAAAAATCATTATTAATAATATATACCTTAGGTTTATTTTCATTTAAAACTTGTTCCCTTTGATTCCAAAAGGGGTTCATACATCATCCAAGCCGTGTTTTCTGTAACCAACTCATCTTTCAAAATTTCTTTTTTATCTTTAGAAATCTTTTTTCTCCGAATCACATTCCTTCGTGTATATCCACCCCAAGGTTCTGCATGAAAGCCATGATAAGACTCATACACTTTGTAAAAAAAAGGAAAATCCCAGTCGGAAAGCCATTCCCCTTTTAACAAGTCATCCTCAATCCAAAGATGCAAAACAAAGTGTTGATTGGTTGTATTTTTGATTTGTAGATCAATATAATTATAAGACAAAGTGGCCCCTGATCCAAAGGGAAGAGTTCTTTCTGAATCGGGAAAAATATCAAAACTATGGCGCCATCTCTCTTTTACTTCTAGTGGACTGTGCAAAGTCATCCAATAGATTAGGTTGGCCATTTGGCATAGTCCACCACCCGTTCGTTCGATAAAACTTCCGTTGCGCAATTGCATTCCAGGCAAATACCCTTTTTTTTTGGTTGGTTTGCCCACCAAATACCAAAACGAAAATACTTGGTTGGGTGCCAGGAGAATTCCATCTAACTTTGAAATGGCGATATTTAGATTTACCCTTTTATTCTCTTGGAGATACATAGGTACATCTTTCAGTTTGCGGTAAATGGGAGACGAATGTTTAAAAATAGAAACGGGAAAACGTTTCTGAATTTCCTGAAGTGAAATTTTTTTCGTAGCAAAAGACTTTCGTTCCAAAAACCAAACCCAGTAACGTTTCCACTGGAAATAAATTTTTCCAAAAAACAAACGTAAGGTTCCGCGATGCACTTTCTCATTCATCCCAAGGATCGGTTTTTTTCTGAATCTAAAGCCCATTGGAGTGTTTTCTCTTAATAAAATCGGGTCGTTCTTTGTAAGGATTTTTCCAAGAGTTGGCAATGGATAGAAGTTTCGAATTTCTTTTTTCCAACCATGTCCGGTAACGTTTCCAGTCCTTTTCTAAAACGAGTTGATATTCACCCAAAGGTTGGATGGAGGAAAAAAATGGGATTTTGTTTTCGTCTTTACTAGCGAGTAAATTCTCATATCGAATTCCATATACAGCTCGATAAATTTCTGTACCTTGGGGTAATTCAGAAATTGCTTTTGTATCTGGCTCGAAAGAAAGACAATCTTTACGAAACTGAAAATGATAGTATTCACAAAAACCGTGGTGTGCAATAAGCAAACCATTGTTTGGTACTGAAGCCATTGATTCTCCCGGAATCCACATCTGTTCATAGGAATATCGAAATGAAGTTGGATTTGTAAACATGGTAAAAATCCAAAGTCCGGTACTGACCGTCCAAACCAAAATCTGAAATACATTCCACTGAATAAAAATTTGAGTGAGAAGAATCAAACTCAAAAGAATTCGGTATTGTATATCAGCAAAGTGGAAGATCGGAAGTATAAGTAAAAACCCAAAAAAGGCGAAAGCCCTTCGCATTTTTTTAAACCTGAGTTCTGATCTTCCAAATACCAAAAAACCCCAGTCCCAAAGAATCCCAAGACCAGCTAATGCAAACGCTGCGGACAAAGGAAACATTGCTTTATCACTATAAAACCTTCCACTTGGATCTTCGGGGAGAAAAAAAGGAAGAAGGCAAACAAAACAAAAAAACACTGGATAGAATTTTTCTGGAATCTGGTATAAAACAAGAACACCCAAACCAAGAAGAGCCACCATAGGATGAAACCAAAAAGCAAATATAAAAAACAGCCCAGAGGAAAACCATCGCCGTCGGAATCGAAACAATGAAGAAGAAGGAAAAGAAAATGAAGGTTTTAGCGATGTCGATAATGATGTTGTTGCGAATAATGATGAGATTGTTCTGATAGGAAAAGAGAATCCAAAACTAAGAATCAAAAAACCCAAGGCCCAACTTTGTTTGGGATATAAAAAACCCAAAACAAAAACCAAAATACTCGGGATAAAATTGATTCTTTGGTATGGGATTTCGATTACAGAAAAAATCAAATACCTGGCGAAAAAGAGAGAAGTGATAAGCCAAACAGATGTTAGTATCTGGAAAAATAATAGAGTTTCATCGCTAACCCCGAATATCCGAAACAAAAAAGCAACAATATGGAATACAGGTGAATTGTCTGGTGAATGCAATTTCCCCGATTCTAAAAGGGAAATTGCTTGGACACCGTACCAATAAATATCCTTGCCGAACAATTGGATTTAATCTGCGATTTGGACTTTTTTGCCAATCATCTGCAATCCTCTTGCCGACTTTTTAACTGTGAGTGTATCACCAAAGATAACTGTCGATTTTTCTTCTGTGGTTTCTGCATAAGGACTATTGGAATCTAAACTTTGTGTGACAACCTTATGGTCCCGTCCAAAAATTTTGATTTTAGCTTCCGTAGGTGAAGCATCAAGTAATACCCAATTTCCATCTAATACTCGTTTTTCGGACACATTATCTTTCCAAATCACAAAAGAACCATTAGAACGAAATACATAATCCAAACGACCGTCCGATACATCCCCAAAAACTGCTTTGTTCACAAATCCAGAAAGGATGGTATTTTTAGTTTTCGAAAGAACTGACTTTTTAAACTCATCCGCATTTTTATCAACGACGGTGAATCGTTTTCCTTTTTCACCAAGTAAGATAATTTCGGCAATGACTGTGTCTTTCCAGGTTTTTCCGGGGCGAACTTTTTGGATTTCAAACTTGAACTTTTTCCCCGAAAGTGGTTTTGGAAAAAAAATCCTTTGCCCCCCTTGTTTGTCTGCCACTTTGATCACAAACGAATCGCTGTCATTGGAAACTAACAATTCAGTCACAGAACCATTTTTGTGAAATAAGGCATCTAATCGCTGGTAACCGTTAAAAATTTCTATTCCGGATAAATCTATTTCATCCTCTAATTCAATCTGAAACGACTCACCTTCTCCATTTTCTTTTGCACCTTCCACCCAAGCAAAATCGATACTTCCATCAAACAAACTATAGGCGGGATAATTCGGAAGTGTGCTACTAGCAGTAACTTGGCCCGTAATCGGTTCAGGATACAATACATCTAATTTTTTTCCATTTTGGAAAAAGGAAACAGTTTTGATTCCATTGCCAGAGTCTGGTAATAAGTAAATGACATGAACCCCGTTTGATCTTATTTTTTGGGGAGTTTCTTTCGTGCAGTCAAAATTTGTCGCATAACTGCCGTCCTTATAAAAGGCAACATATCCTTTTTTTTCTTGGCATTCGATAGAAATTTCATTAAAAAAAGCGCGGCCGTCTGTTTTTCCAGATTGGTTCCATTTGGCACCATTGGAGAAAAAAATCGTGATTCCATCGAGGCTAGATTCTGGTTTCCAATGTTTGCCAGAGATGAATACATTGATAGGGCTTGTGCCATCAGCAGAAGATGCGGCTTGGATTCTTTCTATAACAATGGAATTTTCAATCGGACTATTTTTACAAAATAGAACAAGAAAAACCAAAAGTGTTAGGATTATTTTTTTCAAAGGTTGTACCTCGGCAGATACAAAGAATCCAAAACGCTTTCGGCTTAGACAAGTAAAAAATTGACCTGATCTTAGATCATTCCGCCAAATACTTTTTTGATTTCCTCACTTCGCATAGCGCCTGAAATGCGATGAATCTCTTTTCCATTTTTGAACAAAATCATTGTAGGGATTCCCGTGATACCATATCTTCCCGCAATGTCTTGTTTTTCATCCGTGTTGATTTTGATCACCGAAACTTTCCCCTTCCAGTCTTTTGCCAATTTTTCCAATTCTGGAGCAACCATTTGACATGGACCACACCATGGAGCCCAAAAATCCACAAGGATCGGTTTGTCATGTGTTTGTACCAACTCTTCAAAACTTTTAGGTAAATTTTCCGACATAAATTTCACTCCTATGGTTTAGACGCATATACCCTACCAGGTATACAGGAATTGTTGAAATTTTTTACTTAACCCTGACTATTTTTAGAATTGAATCGAAGAACTTTGGAGTCCATTTTTGTATTCTTACAAAAATACTAAATATAAAGAATCAGTAGACAGACTCTTAAAAACAACGATCTTAAAACTCAGATCCAATGAAAGTTGTCTTACCCAAACCCGTAGGTTCTGAAGAAATCCGTCAGTTTTTTATGACTCACGGTAAACCAATCAAACTAAAGAAAAAAGAATATTATGCTAAAAAGGGAATTCCTTTATTTAGCGTTGGTTTGGTTGTAAGCGGTGGATTCAAACTCATTTATAAAAATGGAAAAAAGGAATGGATCAAATCCTTTATCTTCGAAGATGGAATTCTAGGAAGTTTACCAAGTGTCTTGGAAAACCAACCCATTCCCTATTCCATCATTGCAATTGAACCTAGTGAAGTGATTGTATTAACGACAAACGAATTCAAATCCAAAATGGAAAAAGAAAATGGTTATCAAAATTTTCTCATCCAATTCCTTTCGAAATTGTATTTAAAAAAGGAAGAACGTGTTGCCGATTTTTTACTCCTTGAACCTGAAAAAAGATACAAAAAGTTCATTCAGGAATATTCTCATGTTTTGGATCGAATTTCCCAAATAGACCAAGCTGCCTATTTGGGAATTACAAACGTAGCACTCAGTCGGATCAAAAAGAGAATTTTTTTAAAGAATCCTTAAGTGCATCTAAATACAGTTTGGTGAACTCTTCTCCCGAGAAGGGATTTTGTGAAGTAACTAAGTTTCTATCTCTTGTGGCATAGCCACTTGCCGGAAAAATAGAAGATTCATATATCATTCCGCGTTCTTTTAATAAATCCGAAATTTTTCTAACTTTAGGTTTTCCTTTCATCACAAATGTTTCGATAAACCATTCTTCTATTTTTGTAACAGAATTCACACGATAACCCTGGAACAAAAATCCTTCTCCCTTAGAATCGGAAGGAAGTGTGAGTAACAAAGCCGGTGCATGGCAAACGAGACCAATCGTTTTTTCCTGTTCTTGAAATCTTGAAAGTAAAATGGGAAGATTTGTATCATACAACAAGTCAGTCATCAGTCCCTGTCCTCCAGGAATGAGTAACCCGATATAACTTTGATAGTTTTTAATGGCTATTTCGAGTGTCATTGGGTTTTGGAAAGAAGAGAGTGAAGTTAAAAAACGAATGGCTTCTTCTTTTTCTTCTGTAGAGTTCCAATATTTATCTTTTAAACTTTCTGGATCAAGTGTAACCTTTTTGCCATTTGGTGTGGCAAACTCCAAATCAAAACCGGATTGGTTCAAATGAATGGCAGGATGGGCGAGTTCGTTTATAAAAACTCCTGTAGGGTGTTTTTGATTTTCATCTAACAAAAGTGTATTTGCAGCACTCATCACAATTAAAACTTTTGGTTTTGGTTCTGACTTTGCAAAAAGAGAAAATTGAAATGCTACCATAAAAATCATCAATACCATTGGCATTCGGATCATTTCAAAAAACGTAAAACGACTGGGTTGGTTTCGTTTTAAAATCTGGTAAGAGGAAAGTAAAAAATAGTTTTGGTTTGAAATTGGATTCGGCATGGGTATGACTCTCAAAAGTTAGATTTGGTGAGTCCACTACCTAAATGACAGGGACTCATCTAATAGAGATCAAAAATGAATAATTTATTTTTAACTTAAGTTAAAAACTTACAAAATAAGATCTCGCAAACAATCAGATGTACGATGTTTTGAATCAAATAAGGAATCAACTTTTGTATCTAAAACAGATCGATGGTTTCAAAACCTTGTAAAAGCTTAACTTCTATTTTTTCTTTTTCTGTTCTTTTTAAAATCGATTTCATATTGGCATCAAAATCATCACCCAACTGAAGATTGGGTTCCAGTGGTTCCGAGAGTGGTTTGAAAAAATTATCCCAATGTATGGGAATCATCAGTTTAGGTTTTAGCGTTTGGACATTTTGTTTGTAAAACTCATCTTGGAATAAAACCGGTTGCAAAGAAAGTTGAGCGATCCCTAAAAATAAAATATCTGCTTGTAACTTATCCAAGGCTCCTTCTACAAAGTTTGTACTACTTTTGATGAATATTTTATTTTTCCCATGTTGGATGAAAAAATCAAAAGTTCCACCTTCAATATAATCAAAAGCTTTTACAGGTTGGACGAGAGGAGTTTCAATGTTTGGATGGTTTGGATCTGTTGCATTTGTTTTTCCAAAAATACGGAAAGGTGGAGTGTGTTTGGATTCTAATACGGTAACTGTAAACTTTCCGATGGCGATTGGTTTTCCTGTGACAAACTTTTGCATTTGATCAGTCGGTAACCCAGCTCCAGTTCCTACATTGAGAGTAGAGGAAGAACCGAATAATTTAGCTTTTGTTAGTTTTGCGACAAGTGGTGCATCCATGACGTGATCATAATGAGAATGACAGACAAAAATGGCACCAAGTCGATTGATCTTTGCTCTTTCGATGACAGACAAAACAGTCTTAGGATCAGATTCAATTTTGGAAAAGGCAGTTTTCCATAAGGATGGTCTAGAAAAAAATCCATCGGTTAAAATTTGAGTTTCACCA
This genomic interval carries:
- a CDS encoding sulfatase translates to MDDRNLKRNNFSCSSETSFPNWFQMRATLPFALTICFCLFSCLNKSERRFPVDLVLELRNAKSKIAIPRDLLPYHWKKNPGRQSGLPLSRKWENTQVTFNTDKEIFLNHSLDSLFFPPGQEYEFKVTKGEYEFSSLVGLLGGTEFQTQVSGKFKIYSGETLLKEWDLNGLSKERWFSKKEILEIGEQQILRLVWESPDSYLFVGEPLLYPKKEFGFESQESKKPKSVILIVIDSARKDFFGSYGYPHSVTPVMDQMAKESVFFENPFANGNWTKPSMMSFFHSEYSSNLGLGNSWFSTKPYQRKVYYGKKRDNLAKTFREAGYFTQTIMNNVFFLDYTTVGLDLGFHNSFQVGMDIVDTEVLTNKAIEFVSEYKDKPYFLHFNLNTPHASYSPPPEDMVAVRSIVPSHLFYRYESPVQRYLGEMHYTDREIGRLVDALKKEGVYEETMIIVTGDHGELFSPHHDYSYHFIMQTRFGHGETHYDEEINVPYFIKLPKSLKESLESDLAKKANGGQIRISGQSSLLSLAPTILGFLDLLPKNSTYQGVNYSSCIRITNICPIEKYIYTEGRMSESVRTENYKYIRRYPGFTTVRRTSAGEPHTMAEELYDLKKDPEEKNNLSPLPEGESLLQTARSDFRRENFLKRNNLRILIPPCSEALCRDFLSLNVQGSIYDWEISPAIQLGSGSAKTISLQKESKPSKTSQGEELVFKTVNPELGAFFSFSRNGKTIPVRFGRYGLEYQRSITNVEDLIVSERQPEGFPTSSLPWVYNDGAFSGTRESDVQREMGKEVKKILETWGYIHE
- a CDS encoding alpha/beta hydrolase; the encoded protein is MSNWEQAYSREESTFQNKDGGKIYYQIYRPKSGVKRVLLVHHGIGEHGGRYNFLLEAMAERNYAIYLIDARGHGKSDGRRGVITHFSDFFADLKELIDIAKRNEGVSKVTLLGHSMGAAITFLYTATDNYQNDLDAYICSALPIKVKTDLVMDIKKGAGGFLAKLAPTLTVPTGLDVNMISHDKSVVEAYVKDPLVHGNVGAYLGDYLLNCYGLALESATKINVPIYMFHGKEDQIALVQGTLEAFEKVNSKDKTMKIFDGLYHETMNELPKDRTIVFKELVAWIDKH
- a CDS encoding FAS1-like dehydratase domain-containing protein, translating into MAITKDIVGKKLDRFDFTVERGKIKEFCLAINEKNPIYFDVEEAKKAGYSDVPAPPTFPTVIMFWGYPKIWNDMAELGIDLSKILHLKEEYTYHKILYPGKVYAQSEISDVKSGRAEIVTFRTTIYDEKNDPILSAEMAIFIRKD
- a CDS encoding MaoC/PaaZ C-terminal domain-containing protein — encoded protein: MAKIEFDKVEVGQTLPSLDIPVIEHANLVRYAGASGDFNPIHNDPDFARKAGLDGTISHGMYVMAQVGRLCTSWAEQKDIAYFGVTFKAMTKLGEKLTIVGTIKKKFEKDGKKTVTVLVEAKNEAGEVKAGGDLVVNAV
- a CDS encoding PH domain-containing protein, translating into MLSQETVVSQIKSLLTNHPHIDLNILFLYVSEFTILHQILQEDEIIQGYCIGLLEGSKEKYKAGKWLLILTDKRFHLVRNPVLRSHFDHHPLEFSAIKKISTKLGWFFGQIQWELEGNRIKMFQIGKKDYQFFLPCLKNFL
- a CDS encoding type II toxin-antitoxin system HicA family toxin, producing MGVLFQDGWYVFSQKGSHRQLKHLEKIGRVTVPNPKTNVIGVEI
- a CDS encoding M15 family metallopeptidase, whose protein sequence is MKLIILAFCLGFPFLSLVSQPSQNKLNVLGRKGYELSIQNTPNKELLNLEKIIPEILLDIKYATPDNFTKQVIYKEAKAFARKPVAEALRKANLEFSQLGYSIKIFDAYRPYRATVKFFEIVGDTRYVASPKNGSRHNKGCAIDLTLVDTKTKRELPMPTEYDSFRKEAWAEAPVSDPEILKNRTTLIQVLSKYGFRVNKTEWWHYDFLDCFGFEVLDIPFEELE
- a CDS encoding VanW family protein yields the protein MGFRFRKKPILGMNEKVHRGTLRLFFGKIYFQWKRYWVWFLERKSFATKKISLQEIQKRFPVSIFKHSSPIYRKLKDVPMYLQENKRVNLNIAISKLDGILLAPNQVFSFWYLVGKPTKKKGYLPGMQLRNGSFIERTGGGLCQMANLIYWMTLHSPLEVKERWRHSFDIFPDSERTLPFGSGATLSYNYIDLQIKNTTNQHFVLHLWIEDDLLKGEWLSDWDFPFFYKVYESYHGFHAEPWGGYTRRNVIRRKKISKDKKEILKDELVTENTAWMMYEPLLESKGTSFK